TTTTTACAGAATAGCACAAATAAATAATTCGTAAAAAATATTGGCACTAATATTAAACATAGAAACCTCTACAAATGTATGCTCGATAGCTCTGGCTAAAGCTGGAGAAGTAGTTTCCTACAAAGAAAGCAGCGAAGACAAATCTCATGCTTCTTCTATTACTGTTTTTGTTGAAGAAGTTTTTCGAGATACAAATTTTGAATTAACCCAAATTGAGGCTGTTGCAGTGAGCAAAGGTCCGGGTTCATATACAGGACTAAGAATTGGTGTTTCTACAGCTAAAGGAATTGCTTATGCGATAGAAAAACCATTAATCAGCGTTTCAACTTTGCAATCTTTGGCACTCGGATTGTCAGAAAAATTTGTTTCGGAAAAATCTCAGAGTATTCCAACACTTTTTTGCCCAATGATAGATGCCAGAAGAATGGAAGTTTATACCGCAATTTTCGATCATCAAAATATTCTGAAAAAGGAAATTTCCGCAGAAATAATCACCGAAGACTCATTCGCCGATTTTCTTGCGAACAACAAATTGATTTTTTTTGGAAACGGAGCCAAAAAATGCAAAACAATCATAAAGCACCCAAATGCCGTTTTTATTGACAATATTGACACAAGTGCTACAAAAATGAGCAAAATATCTGAGCAAATATTTCAAAATAAAATCTTTGAAGATCTGGCTTATTTCGAACCATTTTATCTGAAAGATTTTGTTGCAACTATTCCAAGAAAAAACATCTTCAAATAAGAAAATCGCTACAAATGTCATTCGTAAAAAAAAGTCTGATATATTTTTTAATTCTATTTTCTCTGAATTGTTTTTCTCAGTCAGATATTTGGTCGGTAGGAACAGCAATTACTCTCGACAAGAATGATTATAGATACGGAGTATTTCTTCCATTTAGTTATGGTTTGACAGAAAGTTTTGAAGTGTCTGCAAATGTTATCCCTTTTTTGTTAGTTCCAAATATTTCAGCGAAAAAACAATGGACAAATCAACGATGGATAATTGCAACAAACCACAGTATCCATTATCCAAGCTTCGGATTAAAAGCTGCAGCTAATACCGAAATTTACGATATTCTACCGGATACATCCATCATTCCTCAAATTATTGCCTTTAAAAATGAAATTTTAATTTCACGAGGATTTGCAAGTTCAAAATGTAATGCTTTCGAAAAAAATTCCGATGAAGTACGAACAAATGCAAATTTCATACTTACACTAAAACTCGGTTTTCAATTCGCTTCAATATTTAAAGACAGCAATTTTCCTGCAATTAATAAAGCATATTTATATCATAAGTCTTCGATTTATCACGATAAAAATTTGCTATATGCAGGCATCGACCTTGACGGAAAATTTTTACCAAAACTAAATTATACTATCGATTTTGATTTTTTACTTTCAGATTTCAAAGAGATTGCTTTGGAGCAAAAATCAATAATTATTTG
The Bacteroidota bacterium DNA segment above includes these coding regions:
- the tsaB gene encoding tRNA (adenosine(37)-N6)-threonylcarbamoyltransferase complex dimerization subunit type 1 TsaB, whose product is MALILNIETSTNVCSIALAKAGEVVSYKESSEDKSHASSITVFVEEVFRDTNFELTQIEAVAVSKGPGSYTGLRIGVSTAKGIAYAIEKPLISVSTLQSLALGLSEKFVSEKSQSIPTLFCPMIDARRMEVYTAIFDHQNILKKEISAEIITEDSFADFLANNKLIFFGNGAKKCKTIIKHPNAVFIDNIDTSATKMSKISEQIFQNKIFEDLAYFEPFYLKDFVATIPRKNIFK